A region from the Candidatus Limnocylindrales bacterium genome encodes:
- a CDS encoding helix-turn-helix transcriptional regulator, with the protein MITAAQVRAARAMLGIDQRTLASLAGVSLPTIQRMERNAGNVRGVVETLTKVVEAFDRAGIEFITDEAASVSGGRGVRFKMPHKR; encoded by the coding sequence GTGATCACAGCGGCACAGGTGCGAGCCGCCCGCGCCATGCTCGGCATCGACCAGCGCACGCTGGCGTCGCTTGCGGGCGTGTCGCTTCCGACCATCCAGCGCATGGAGCGCAATGCCGGGAACGTGCGCGGCGTCGTCGAGACGCTGACCAAGGTCGTGGAGGCGTTCGATCGCGCAGGGATCGAGTTCATCACCGACGAAGCAGCGAGCGTCAGCGGCGGTCGCGGCGTGCGCTTCAAGATGCCGCACAAACGGTGA
- a CDS encoding glycogen/starch synthase, with amino-acid sequence MTTAGKLTTRHRRRARPRVLICTPEITELPEGMGNAALYIRAKGGGLGDISAGLIQHFHEDARFDLHVVLPRYDAKIRDVARVTYREIDALGRTLGRRGVHLVTDSAFSSLSDVYGESDAHPRIHRAEAFQRYIINELLGRLQPDVVHCNDWMTGLVPAAAKAFGFKSLFTLHNVFTEYETPRDIDRSGIDVRRFHEFLYFRDFPTDTEANWTSNGVDFTATAIHACDIVNTVSPTFLEEIVAGEFEGIIPPSVRHAMREKHRAGRALGILNAPNDSDDPRINPHIQPYDIDDVMAGKRANKENLQKEVGLRPDPEAPLFFWPSRLYAQKGPELLSAIAADCVRRFGLQIVLVANGDRVHEMAFRKLSAVTDNNIVLKSFREDLSTRALAASDFVLMPSLYEPCGLPQMMGPRFGTLAVARSTGGLKDTVVQLDPTRATGNGFLFHPHTPAALAGAIGEAVKFHREPEETRRRTIQRIMRESLQKFSLAVTAKAYIEVYERLIAGR; translated from the coding sequence ATGACAACCGCCGGCAAGCTTACCACCCGACACCGCCGCCGTGCGCGCCCACGCGTTCTCATCTGCACGCCCGAGATCACCGAGCTTCCCGAAGGCATGGGCAACGCCGCGCTCTACATCCGCGCCAAGGGCGGCGGCCTCGGCGACATCTCGGCAGGCCTGATCCAGCACTTCCACGAGGACGCGCGCTTCGACCTGCACGTGGTCCTGCCGCGCTACGACGCGAAGATCCGCGACGTCGCGCGCGTCACCTACCGCGAGATCGACGCCCTTGGCCGTACGCTCGGTCGCCGCGGGGTGCATCTGGTCACCGACAGTGCCTTCTCGTCGTTGTCCGACGTCTACGGCGAGTCCGATGCGCACCCGCGCATCCACCGCGCCGAGGCATTCCAGCGCTACATCATCAATGAGCTGCTCGGGCGCCTGCAGCCCGACGTCGTCCACTGCAACGACTGGATGACGGGCCTGGTGCCGGCGGCCGCCAAGGCCTTCGGCTTCAAGAGCCTGTTCACGCTGCACAACGTGTTCACCGAGTACGAGACTCCGCGGGACATCGACCGCAGCGGCATCGACGTGCGTCGCTTCCACGAGTTCCTGTACTTTCGCGACTTTCCGACCGACACCGAGGCCAACTGGACCTCCAACGGCGTCGACTTCACGGCCACCGCGATCCACGCCTGCGACATCGTCAATACCGTCAGCCCGACGTTTCTCGAAGAGATCGTTGCCGGAGAGTTCGAAGGCATCATCCCTCCGTCCGTGCGCCACGCCATGCGCGAGAAGCACCGCGCCGGACGTGCGCTCGGTATCCTGAACGCGCCCAACGACTCCGACGACCCTCGCATCAATCCGCACATCCAGCCCTACGACATCGATGACGTGATGGCGGGAAAGCGGGCGAACAAGGAGAACCTGCAAAAGGAGGTGGGGCTGCGGCCCGATCCGGAGGCGCCGCTGTTCTTCTGGCCGAGCCGCCTGTACGCGCAGAAGGGGCCCGAGCTGCTGTCGGCGATCGCGGCCGACTGCGTGCGCCGCTTCGGCCTGCAGATCGTGCTGGTGGCCAACGGCGACCGCGTGCACGAGATGGCGTTCCGCAAGCTGTCCGCCGTCACCGACAACAACATCGTGCTGAAGTCGTTTCGCGAGGACCTGAGCACGCGAGCCCTGGCCGCATCGGACTTCGTGCTGATGCCGTCGCTGTACGAGCCGTGCGGGCTGCCGCAGATGATGGGCCCTCGCTTCGGCACGCTTGCGGTGGCGCGATCGACAGGCGGCCTCAAGGACACCGTGGTGCAGCTCGATCCGACGCGCGCCACCGGCAACGGATTCCTCTTCCACCCGCACACACCAGCAGCGCTGGCGGGAGCCATCGGCGAAGCCGTCAAGTTCCATCGCGAGCCCGAGGAAACACGGCGGCGCACCATCCAGCGCATCATGCGAGAAAGCCTGCAGAAGTTTTCGCTGGCCGTAACGGCGAAGGCCTATATCGAAGTGTACGAGCGTCTGATCGCCGGCCGATAG
- a CDS encoding c-type cytochrome yields MTGRTVMAMNIIRRGHVGMFCAPAILAAVVAAGTGSAQDLPAAAVAEAQSIWEVRCSTCHGAGGKGDGPLGASLTPKPRDLSSPDWQKSATDEHIEKIIAAGGPAVGMSVLMPGNPDLAGKPDVIKALRAKVRSLAAP; encoded by the coding sequence ATGACGGGGAGAACAGTGATGGCGATGAACATCATCCGGCGTGGACACGTGGGGATGTTTTGCGCGCCGGCGATCCTGGCCGCTGTCGTGGCGGCAGGCACCGGAAGCGCGCAGGATCTGCCCGCAGCGGCCGTGGCCGAGGCTCAGAGCATCTGGGAGGTTCGCTGCAGCACCTGCCACGGCGCCGGCGGCAAGGGGGACGGGCCGCTCGGCGCGTCGCTGACGCCTAAGCCGCGCGATCTGAGCTCGCCGGACTGGCAGAAGTCCGCGACCGACGAGCACATCGAAAAGATCATCGCGGCCGGCGGTCCTGCCGTCGGGATGAGCGTGCTGATGCCGGGCAACCCCGACCTGGCGGGAAAGCCCGATGTCATCAAAGCGTTGCGCGCCAAGGTCCGGTCGCTGGCAGCGCCGTAG
- a CDS encoding alcohol dehydrogenase catalytic domain-containing protein translates to MQALLCTSPGNVEWREVPAPRIEDDAQALVRPLAVARCDVDLPFAMGLVQPGRPFALGHECIAEVVEVGDAVASVRPGDRVAVPFQISCGACGPCRRGLTACCQSVPFRSSYGMPLTEKDWGGALADLLLVPFADAMLLPAPAGVAPTIACGAGDNIADGWRTVAPYLAERPGASVLVVGTGHGAVGLYAVDIALALGAGRVDYLAPDGPALAIAERLGAGAIRAPYEGRHGPYEITSNATIDVDALKLALASTAPGGICTNQGPFPAGDVALPVTAMYSRGVTFENSRVQSRAALPAVLDLLERGCLRIPDITTRVVGWAEAAQAWLEPSVKLVVRRDGVD, encoded by the coding sequence ATGCAAGCACTCCTCTGTACGAGTCCCGGAAACGTGGAATGGCGCGAGGTGCCCGCGCCTCGCATCGAAGATGACGCGCAGGCGCTGGTGCGGCCGCTGGCGGTCGCACGCTGCGACGTCGACCTGCCCTTCGCCATGGGCCTGGTGCAGCCGGGCCGTCCCTTCGCGCTCGGGCACGAATGCATCGCCGAAGTGGTCGAGGTGGGCGACGCGGTCGCTTCGGTACGGCCGGGCGATCGCGTGGCGGTGCCGTTCCAGATCAGCTGCGGCGCCTGCGGCCCATGCCGGCGCGGCCTGACCGCGTGCTGCCAATCGGTGCCGTTCCGCTCTTCGTACGGGATGCCGCTGACCGAGAAGGACTGGGGCGGCGCGCTGGCGGACCTGCTCCTGGTGCCCTTCGCCGATGCGATGCTGCTTCCCGCACCCGCGGGTGTGGCGCCCACCATTGCCTGCGGCGCCGGCGACAACATCGCCGACGGCTGGCGAACGGTGGCGCCGTATCTGGCCGAGCGTCCTGGCGCCAGCGTGCTCGTGGTCGGGACCGGTCATGGCGCCGTCGGCCTGTATGCCGTCGACATCGCGCTGGCGCTCGGTGCCGGCCGCGTCGACTACCTGGCTCCGGACGGCCCGGCGCTGGCGATCGCCGAACGGCTCGGCGCCGGCGCGATCCGTGCGCCGTACGAAGGTCGTCACGGCCCCTACGAGATCACGTCCAACGCCACAATCGACGTCGATGCGCTCAAGCTGGCGCTGGCATCGACAGCGCCCGGCGGCATCTGCACGAACCAGGGCCCTTTTCCCGCGGGCGACGTGGCGCTGCCGGTGACGGCTATGTACTCGCGCGGCGTCACGTTCGAGAACAGCCGCGTCCAGTCGCGCGCGGCGCTGCCGGCGGTGCTCGACCTGCTCGAGCGCGGCTGCCTGCGCATTCCCGACATCACCACGCGCGTGGTCGGTTGGGCCGAGGCGGCGCAGGCATGGCTCGAGCCGTCGGTGAAGCTGGTTGTTCGCCGCGACGGCGTCGACTGA
- the gcvA gene encoding transcriptional regulator GcvA, translating into MPRLGALEAFEAAGRLGSFQAAASALHVTPSAISRQIQALEDDLGVPLFHRLHRGVRLTDEGAVYLREVQTALSRIVRATERLVGEEPEGRLRLSVLPSFAGNWLLPRLHRFESEHPRIAIEMRATTDYADFERDDVDAAIRFGAGPWAGLHSEPLLELRFFPVCAPEIAAALHEPRDLASQRLLHELHVPDAWSQWLAEAGVPDLRPRQERAFDNAQLVLDAAAAAQGVALSTHVLVHRQLAEGRLVKPFPHEALSDATYHFVCRRSDLERPAVRALARWLRDAMAEPLDCTARNPA; encoded by the coding sequence ATGCCGCGCCTCGGGGCGCTGGAAGCGTTCGAAGCCGCCGGGCGCCTGGGAAGCTTCCAGGCGGCGGCGTCGGCGCTGCACGTAACGCCCTCGGCGATCAGCCGCCAGATCCAGGCCCTCGAAGATGACCTGGGCGTGCCGCTCTTCCACCGCCTGCATCGCGGCGTGCGCCTGACCGACGAAGGAGCGGTCTATCTTCGCGAGGTGCAGACGGCGCTCTCGCGTATCGTGCGGGCCACCGAGCGCCTGGTGGGCGAGGAGCCCGAGGGACGGCTGCGGCTGAGCGTGCTGCCGAGCTTTGCGGGCAACTGGCTGCTGCCGCGCCTGCACCGGTTCGAAAGCGAGCATCCGCGCATCGCGATCGAGATGCGCGCAACCACCGACTACGCCGACTTCGAGCGCGACGACGTCGATGCCGCCATCCGCTTCGGTGCCGGGCCGTGGGCGGGCCTGCACAGCGAGCCGCTGCTCGAGCTGCGCTTCTTTCCCGTGTGCGCGCCCGAGATCGCCGCTGCGCTGCACGAGCCGCGCGATCTTGCATCGCAGCGCCTGCTGCACGAACTGCACGTGCCCGACGCCTGGAGCCAGTGGCTGGCCGAAGCCGGCGTGCCCGATCTGCGGCCGCGGCAGGAGCGCGCCTTCGACAACGCGCAGCTGGTGCTGGACGCGGCGGCCGCGGCCCAGGGCGTGGCGCTGTCGACGCACGTGCTCGTCCATCGCCAGCTCGCCGAAGGTCGCCTGGTCAAGCCGTTCCCGCACGAAGCGCTGAGCGATGCCACCTACCATTTCGTCTGCCGCCGCTCCGACCTGGAGCGCCCTGCCGTGCGCGCGCTGGCTCGCTGGCTTCGCGACGCCATGGCCGAGCCGCTCGATTGCACGGCGCGCAACCCGGCTTGA
- a CDS encoding DUF2867 domain-containing protein codes for MARSARSARVWGSDGANKVRMQADPSEYRQLDLKVHSFLSDVELHDVWLAELHGGGAGRTILDARTCFTAQTATTANFAVRLLFFIRRSIGWMLWWDRENETWAGEYYSHRLSDEERAASLIPPGTDDSIFKIVYVLPYEALSEIRNATVHAFSCLALRPTMSGYRLYWAIYVKPISPWTSVYMRTIDPFRRAVVYPAVIDRIQLEWQTRFGDNA; via the coding sequence ATGGCCCGTTCCGCGCGCTCCGCCCGCGTCTGGGGCAGTGACGGAGCAAACAAGGTTCGCATGCAGGCCGATCCGTCCGAATACCGCCAGCTCGATCTGAAGGTCCACTCCTTCCTCTCCGACGTCGAGCTGCACGACGTGTGGCTGGCCGAGCTGCACGGCGGCGGTGCCGGCCGCACCATCCTGGACGCCCGCACGTGCTTTACCGCGCAGACCGCGACCACCGCCAATTTCGCGGTGCGCCTGCTGTTCTTCATTCGGCGCAGCATCGGCTGGATGCTGTGGTGGGACCGCGAGAACGAGACGTGGGCCGGCGAATACTACAGCCACAGGCTCAGCGACGAGGAGCGCGCAGCCTCGCTGATCCCGCCGGGCACCGACGACAGCATCTTCAAGATCGTCTATGTGCTGCCCTATGAAGCGCTGAGCGAGATCCGCAATGCCACCGTGCACGCGTTCTCGTGCCTGGCGCTGCGCCCGACGATGAGCGGCTACCGTCTGTACTGGGCGATCTACGTCAAGCCGATCAGCCCCTGGACGAGCGTCTACATGCGCACCATCGACCCGTTCCGCCGCGCGGTCGTGTATCCCGCGGTCATCGATCGCATCCAGCTCGAATGGCAGACGCGCTTCGGCGACAACGCCTGA